One region of Alosa sapidissima isolate fAloSap1 chromosome 1, fAloSap1.pri, whole genome shotgun sequence genomic DNA includes:
- the lamc2 gene encoding laminin subunit gamma-2: protein MRSVGIFLCMVFISFPVHGTYRHGKNSCQCNGKALYCVMDAGGLRCVKCTGNTEGRHCESCKEGFYHQAAGKSCISCNCSPTGSLGPRCDSEGRCSCKAGFTGEKCDRTPLNLKCRGQTNSQDCLPCFCNGHSSDCSKAAGYSVHNITSSFQKDDEGWHVATAQGVTPPSVHFRWSHTHGDLEAISKDILPIYFYAPSSYLGNQILSYGQTLSFSLRLDRGTRRPSVSDVVLQGAGLQVSASLGDLRTVVACAKKISYTFRLDEKPGSKWQPELSSLQFQKLLSNLTAIMIRGTFGENGRGYLDNVSLVSARKGTGTPADWVEKCSCPTGYEGQFCERCAPGFKRHSSDSSPLGSCVPCACQAGTCDPETGECYSSDDDSLGQSCPTGSYNNPQRPNTCLPCSCPGGSGCSVMSGTLQVKCDRCPLGTSGSRCHVCANGFYGDPLGERGIVRPCQPCQCNGHVDLRLVGSCHSTTGECLRCQNKTSGPSCENCLPGFYHSNPRDACKACACDPMGSFAQDCSDAGQCDCRPGYEGLRCHQSSCPSCFDPLKSKIDNYAGKVREIEALFNEIASGKVPVNDAQMERSVRALEDVVADMQRKADKLSEMERSLEVRLNKVSGTQLGEDRDIQSLAETMDNIKLQEQQYKRQVSAIQQLVQSAKLKLQQAKQELRQAEFPSGDAAVGSDSLTGLVQKATTLAEKHQGRADFIEKTANSALSDAEKALNLMRTAMTGENKVKEQIVNLKALYEKKGSEVKAMQNEASGLITTATGESDIAANTLKQISSLVLPQPPTEDMATLVGSLNSLKKWMEGNLTAYQELQKDVDADQSEAGSLLAQAKAAQQKYDKLLGRADAAKAVADLALKGINDNMSGVEDALETLRGFDDKISENKALAEDAISKLPGINGTIRNAVTTNAQTMSVLDSVDTPYNGALGTISTLGEIVTRLEGMPDVVTLSTELERNAGVLRGDVDGLQDRADDVLNTIKEETKIAEAQKDTVIQVAEDATTALGNAEGTRTAVGETLKTVTDLLNAFGSTSGPVDLNKVNELQAAVNTATTRVAGELLPRLKELEDIDARQKTALSNLSANIDAIMADIENLEDIRARIPNGCFNAPPIERP, encoded by the exons ATGAGGAGTGTTGGGATATTTCTCTGCATGGTATTCATCTCCTTCCCTGTCCATGGAACTTATCGACACGGCAAAA ATAGCTGCCAGTGCAATGGGAAGGCGCTGTACTGTGTCATGGATGCCGGGGGGCTGCGCTGTGTGAAGTGCACAGGGAACACCGAGGGGCGGCACTGTGAGAGCTGCAAGGAGGGCTTCTACCACCAGGCGGCAGGCAAGAGCTGCATCTCCTGCAACTGCAGCCCTACAG GTTCACTGGGTCCACGGTGTGACAGCGAGGGCCGCTGTAGCTGCAAAGCGGGCTTTACGGGGGAGAAGTGTGACCGCACGCCTCTGAA TTTAAAATGTAGGGGACAGACTAACAGTCAGGACTGCTTGCCTTGCTTCTGTAATGGACACTCAAGTGACTGTTCTAAAGCAGCTGGTTATTCTGTCCATAACATCACCTCATCATttcaaaaag ATGATGAGGGATGGCATGTCGCTACTGCCCAGGGTGTAACCCCACCGAGTGTTCATTTCCGCTGGTCACATACTCACGGAGACCTAGAGGCCATCTCCAAGGACATCTTACCCATCTATTTCTATGCCCCAT CCTCATACCTGGGCAATCAGATCCTCAGCTATGGCCAGaccctgtctttctccctccgcCTGGACAGAGGGACCCGCCGTCCCTCCGTGTCCGATGTGGTGCTGCAGGGGGCGGGACTTCAAGTGTCTGCCTCTCTGGGTGATCTGAGGACGGTGGTGGCCTGTGCCAAAAAAATCTCCTACACTTTCAG ACTGGATGAGAAGCCTGGCAGCAAATGGCAGCCTGAACTGTCATCCCTCCAGTTCCAGAAACTCTTGAGCAACTTAACTGCCATCATGATCAGGGGGACGTTTGGGGAAAATG GACGTGGTTATTTGGACAATGTGAGCCTTGTGTCTGCTCGTAAGGGCACTGGCACCCCCGCAGACTGGGTTGAGAAGTGCAGCTGCCCCACAGGGTATGAAGGCCAATTCTGTGAGCGCTGTGCCCCAGGGTTCAAGAGACATTCCTCTGACAGCAGCCCACTCGGCTCTTGTGTGCCCTGTGCCTGCCAGGCAGGAACCTGCGACCCAGAGACTG GAGAGTGTTACTCATCTGATGACGATTCCCTTGGGCAGTCCTGCCCGACTGGCTCCTACAACAACCCACAGAGGCCCAATACCTGCCTACCATGCTCTTGTCCTGGTGGCAGCGGGTGCTCGGTGATGTCTGGGACACTGCAAGTGAAGTGTGACCGCTGCCCACTGGGGACCTCAG GTTCTCGTTGCCATGTCTGTGCTAATGGTTTTTATGGTGATCCCCTTGGCGAGAGAGGCATTGTGAGACCATGCCAGCCCTGCCAGTGTAATGGCCACGTGGACCTCCGCTTGGTGGGGAGCTGTCACAGCACCACAGGGGAGTGTTTGAGGTGCCAGAACAAAACCAGCGGCCCCTCCTGCGAAAACTGCCTGCCAGGCTTCTACCACAGCAACCCCAGAGATGCGTGCAAAG CCTGTGCCTGTGATCCCATGGGCTCCTTCGCTCAGGACTGTAGCGATGCCGGCCAGTGTGACTGCAGGCCCGGTTATGAAGGCCTCAGGTGCCATCAATCCTCATGCCCATCCTGCTTTGACCCGCTCAAGAGCAAG ATAGATAACTATGCTGGTAAGGTCCGTGAGATTGAGGCCCTGTTCAATGAGATTGCAAGCGGCAAGGTGCCTGTGAATGATGCTCAGATGGAGAGAAGCGTCCGTGCATTAGAGGACGTGGTGGCAGACATGCAGAGGAAAGCAGATAAACTCTCag agatggagaggagtcTTGAGGTGAGGCTAAATAAAGTCAGTGGGACCCAGCTGGGAGAGGACAGAGATATTCAGTCTTTGGCTGAAACCATGGACAACATCAAACTACAGGAGCAGCAGTACAAGAGACAAGTTTCTGCCATTCAGCAACTAGTTCAGAGTGCAAAGCTAAAACTACAGCAAGCCAAACAGGAGCTTAGGCAAGCA GAGTTCCCCTCAGGTGATGCTGCTGTGGGTTCAGACTCTTTGACTGGATTAGTCCAGAAGGCCACTACGCTGGCAGAGAA GCACCAGgggagagcagatttcattgaaAAGACTGCCAACAGTGCCCTGTCTGATGCAGAGAAAGCCTTGAACCTGATGCGAACCGCTATGACAGGAGAGAACAAAGTGAAGGAACAGATTGTCAACCTCAAGGCTCT ATATGAGAAGAAGGGCTCTGAGGTGAAGGCTATGCAGAACGAGGCGTCCGGCCTGATTACTACGGCGACAGGGGAGAGCGACATTGCAGCCAACACTCTGAAGCAGATCTCCTCTCTGGTGCTCCCACAGCCTCCCACG GAGGACATGGCTACGCTGGTAGGCAGTCTAAACAGCCTGAAGAAGTGGATGGAGGGGAACCTGACCGCATACCAGGAGCTGCAGAAGGATGTTGATGCTGACCAGAGCGAAGCTGGGAGCCTCTTGGCCCAGGCCAAGGCCGCCCAGCAG AAATATGACAAGTTGCTTGGGAGGGCAGATGCTGCCAAAGCTGTGGCCGACCTGGCTCTGAAAGGCATCAACGACAACatgagtggagtggaggacGCCCTGGAGACGCTACGAG GCTTTGATGACAAAATCAGTGAGAACAAAGCACTGGCAGAGGACGCCATCTCTAAGCTGCCTGGTATCAATGGCACCATCAGAAACGCAGTTACCACTAATGCCCAGACAATGTCAGTCCTGGACAGTGTGGACACACCGTACAATGGAGCCTTGGGTACCATCAGCACACTGGGGGAAATAGTGACCCGTCTGGAG GGAATGCCTGATGTGGTCACTCTGTCCACGGAGCTGGAGAGGAACGCTGGTGTCCTCAGAGGGGATGTGGACGGCCTTCAGGACCGGGCGGACGATGTGCTGAACACAATCAAAGAGGAGACAAAAATAGCAGAGGCCCAGAAGGACACAGTGATACAG GTTGCAGAAGATGCCACAACTGCCTTAGGCAATGCAGAGGGCACCAGAACTGCTGTTGGGGAGACGCTCAAGACGGTCACTGACCTTCTAAATGCTTTTG GCTCCACAAGTGGACCTGTGGATCTGAACAAGGTGAATGAGCTCCAGGCAGCCGTCAACACTGCTACCACCCGTGTGGCCGGGGAGCTTCTGCCCCGGCTGAAGGAGCTGGAGGACATTGATGCGCGGCAGAAGACCGCCCTCTCAAACTTGAGCGCAAACATTGACGCCATCATGGCCGACATCGAGAACCTGGAGGACATCCGTGCCAGGATCCCCAATGGCTGCTTCAACGCGCCGCCCATCGAGAGGCCCTGA
- the nmnat2 gene encoding nicotinamide/nicotinic acid mononucleotide adenylyltransferase 2 — protein sequence MTETTKTHVILLSCGSFNPITKGHIHMFEKAREHLHKTGRFIVIGGIISPVHDSYGKPGLVPSRHRLTMCQLAVQSSDWIRVDPWECYQDKWQTTCSVLEHHRDLMKRVTGCILSNVNTPSTTPVIGQPQNETSTIYQNRNTANKPTVVKLWGKMSESFGKICCVRPNMDRFTFVDENANLGTAMRYEEIELRILLLCGSDLLESFCIPGLWKESDMEVIVGDFGIVVVPRDGTDTERIMNHSSVLRKHMDNILVVKDDINHPMSIVSSTKSRLALQHGDGHVVDYLCQPVIDYILQSQLYINASG from the exons ATGACAGAGACTACTAAAACGCACGTTATTCTGCTGTCATGCGGAAGTTTTAACCCAATCACTAAAGGACATATTCATATGTTTG AGAAAGCCAGAGAGCATCTTCACAAGACTGGGCGTTTTATAGTGATTGGTGGAATTATTTCTCCAGTTCATGACTCCTATGGAAAACCG GGTCTGGTCCCCAGCAGACATCGTCTTACCATGTGTCAGCTGGCAGTTCAGTCTTCTGATTGGATCAG GGTGGACCCCTGGGAGTGTTACCAGGACAAATGGCAAACTACCTGCAGTGTGCTGGAACACCACCGAGACCTCATGAAG AGAGTGACAGGGTGTATTCTCTCCAATGTGAACACACCCTCTACAACCCCTGTGATTGGCCAGCCGCAGAATGAGACCTCAACCATCTACCAGAATCGTAACACAGCTAACAAACCCACAGTTG TTAAACTGTGGGGAAAGATGAGTGAAAGCTTTGGCAAAATCTGTTGTGTTCGCCCAAACATGGACCGTTTCACCTTTGTGG ATGAGAATGCCAACCTGGGGACTGCCATGAGATATGAGGAAATTG AGCTGCGTATCCTTCTCCTGTGTGGAAGTGATTTGCTGGAGTCATTCTGCATCCCGGGCCTGTGGAAAGAGAGTGAT ATGGAGGTGATTGTGGGAGACTTTGGGATAGTGGTGGTGCCTCGGGATGGAACTGACACAGAGAGGATAATGAATCATTCGTCTGTCCTGCGCAAGCATATG GACAACATACTTGTGGTAAAAGATGACATCAACCACCCGATGTCCATTGTCAGTTCGACCAAAAGCAG ACTGGCCCTCCAGCATGGTGATGGCCACGTGGTGGACTACCTCTGCCAGCCCGTCATCGACTACATCCTGCAGAGTCAGCTCTACATCAACGCCTCAGGATAG